One genomic window of Cyprinus carpio isolate SPL01 chromosome B8, ASM1834038v1, whole genome shotgun sequence includes the following:
- the LOC109089722 gene encoding LOW QUALITY PROTEIN: AP2-associated protein kinase 1-like (The sequence of the model RefSeq protein was modified relative to this genomic sequence to represent the inferred CDS: inserted 2 bases in 1 codon) yields MKKFFDARREMVSSGPASGAAAGGGAGSGAFIGTRFXFAIGRYQVTVEETVAEGGFAIVFLVRTHQGVRCALKRMYVNSEHDLQVCKREIQIMRDLVGNKNIVGFLDSSITAVGSGDVWEVLILMDFCRGGQVVNLMNQRLQTGFSETEVLQIFCDTCEAVARLHQCKTPIIHRDLKVENILLHDRGHYVLCDFGSAINRSQNPQTEGVAAVEEEIKKYTTLSYRAPEMVNLYGGKVITTEADIWALGCLLYKLCYFTLPFGESQVAICDGSFTIPDNSRYSHDMHCLIRYMLEPDPDIRPDIYQVSYFAFKLARKECPVQNIHNSLIPAKLPDPIRASEAVAKKSQNKARLTDPIPATETSIAPRQRPKAGQAQPIAGILPIQPALTPRKRANAPAAPGKPISVNSASQPVSQSQVPVAQQQATPTPMQATPSPPQTTPQHAQLFVQQQNTAFFTAHNR; encoded by the exons ATGAAGAAGTTCTTCGATGCCCGTAGGGAGATGGTGAGCTCTGGACCCGCGTCTGGAGCCGCTGCGGGGGGCGGCGCGGGGTCCGGCGCGTTTATCGGGACGCGTTT CTTCGCCATCGGACGATATCAAGTGACCGTGGAGGAGACTGTGGCGGAGG GTGGTTTTGCTATTGTATTTCTGGTGAGGACTCATCAGGGCGTCCGTTGTGCGCTGAAGAGAATGTATGTCAACAGTGAACATGACCTTCAAGTATGCAAGAGGGAAATTCAGATTATG AGGGACCTTGTGGGTAACAAAAACATCGTTGGTTTCCTGGACTCCAGCATCACAGCAGTAGGTTCAGGAGATGTTTGGGAAGTTCTCATATTGATGGACTTCTGTCGAG GTGGGCAGGTGGTGAACCTGATGAACCAGCGTTTACAGACTGGATTCAGTGAGACGGAGGTGCTGCAGATCTTCTGTGACACATGTGAAGCTGTCGCTCGACTACATCAGTGCAAAACTCCCATCATCCACCGGGACCTGAAA GTGGAGAACATCTTGCTGCATGACAGAGGACATTATGTGTTGTGTGATTTTGGCAGTGCCATTAACCGCTCCCAGAATCCACAAACAGAAGGTGTGGCGGCTGTAGAAGAAGAAATCAAGAAG TACACTACTCTTTCATACCGGGCCCCAGAAATGGTGAATCTGTATGGGGGCAAAGTTATCACTACTGAAGCAGATATATGG GCTTTGGGCTGCTTGTTGTACAAGTTGTGTTATTTCACACTGCCGTTTGGAGAGAGTCAGGTGGCCATCTGTGACGGCAGCTTCACCATCCCTGACAACTCCCGCTACTCGCACGACATGCACTGCCTCATCC GTTACATGCTGGAGCCAGACCCTGACATAAGGCCAGATATCTACCAGGTGTCATATTTCGCCTTTAAACTGGCACGGAAAGAATGCCCAGTACAGAATATCCAC AATTCACTCATTCCAGCAAAACTCCCAGATCCAATCAGAGCCAGTGAAGCTGTGGCCAAGAAGAGCCAAAACAAAGCCAG GCTCACTGATCCAATCCCTGCGACTGAGACCTCCATCGCACCACGGCAGCGTCCCAAGGCTGGCCAAGCTCAACCAATCGCAGGCATCCTGCCCATTCAACCAGCCCTCACCCCTCGTAAAAGAGCCAATGCACCTGCAGCACCCGGCAAGCCAATCA GCGTTAACAGTGCTTCCCAGCCTGTTTCCCAATCACAGGTTCCTGTCGCTCAGCAACAAGCCACGCCCACTCCAATGCAGGCCACTCCCTCTCCACCCCAGACCACTCCCCAACATGCACAACTTTTTGTGCAGCAGCAAAACACAGCCTTCTTTACTGCTCACAACAGGTAA